From the Billgrantia sulfidoxydans genome, one window contains:
- a CDS encoding type 1 glutamine amidotransferase domain-containing protein — translation MSEKLNGKTVAILATDGFEESELSEPKAALEREGATVHVIAPDKDSIRAWAKTDWGPSYDVDRRLEQANADDYDALELPGGLFNPDALRQNEQALAFTRRFFEAHKPVGAICHGPWVLINAGVAKGRRMTSYPSVAQDLRNAGAEWVDQEVVVDSGLVTSRKPDDLAAFCSKLVEEIAEGKHSRQHA, via the coding sequence ATGAGCGAGAAGCTGAACGGCAAGACCGTCGCCATCCTGGCCACCGATGGCTTCGAGGAATCGGAACTCAGCGAACCCAAGGCCGCACTCGAGCGCGAGGGCGCCACGGTGCACGTGATCGCGCCGGACAAGGACAGCATCCGCGCCTGGGCGAAGACCGACTGGGGCCCTTCCTATGACGTCGATCGTCGCCTGGAGCAGGCCAATGCCGACGACTACGACGCGCTGGAGCTGCCCGGCGGCCTGTTCAACCCCGACGCCCTGCGCCAGAACGAGCAGGCGCTGGCCTTTACCCGGCGCTTCTTCGAGGCCCACAAGCCGGTCGGTGCGATCTGTCACGGCCCGTGGGTGCTGATCAACGCAGGCGTCGCCAAGGGCCGCCGCATGACCTCCTACCCCTCGGTGGCGCAGGACCTGCGCAATGCCGGGGCCGAGTGGGTCGACCAGGAGGTCGTGGTCGACAGCGGCCTGGTCACCAGCCGCAAGCCCGACGATCTCGCGGCGTTCTGCAGCAAGCTCGTCGAGGAGATCGCCGAGGGCAAGCACAGCCGCCAGCACGCCTGA
- a CDS encoding tRNA(Met) cytidine acetyltransferase TmcA — MGRYGWRGLVWSAAAAEPARRQAWALWQARVWHSPCWVSPAPPEAPLRGAWLPPAKARTRLGREHDLIVFDGVSATDGLDADAFGALSGTLCAGGLLVLLTPPSVGAGAGRYMARLLERLSQATGIARWTPGSPPQLPELPAEPPRREAPDGDPDCLTPDQAEAVRRLVGLRRRRPLVLTADRGRGKSAALGIACARLLEASQQQIGVTAPRPEAVAALFARLEALRPLGRREGNRFVDAQGGGVEFLAPDELSARVERGEAGGAGTWLLVDEAAAIPAALLGHWLEAFPRIAFATTVHGYEGSGRGFALRFRQRLERQAPDWREFHLVTPVRWAEGDPLERLVDELLLLDAEPPPPMVASALETVSWERPALVADEGALREIFGLLVQAHYRTTPADLQRLLDAPGLGITTLAAGGHVQAVAVCADEGGFTPELAERVARGERRLPGHLLAQSLAAHAGSREALTARLRRVQRIAVHPQRRREGLGRRLLEQEREAARRAGVDLLGASFGAEPGLLAFWQALGFRTVRLGLSRETSTGEHAVMVVAPLGPAGEALAETLSARFQRLLPALLAFELADLDPQVALALLAEGPRPAPDAVERCDIADVAHGRREPALARPALQGLVRRAATAGCREPDLAWLAAWAFQGRDIAWLAARCGAGGRRQAMERLRGVVARLQEGDSACPGRAFPGASGPVR, encoded by the coding sequence ATGGGTCGATATGGCTGGCGCGGGCTGGTGTGGTCGGCCGCAGCTGCCGAGCCGGCCCGGCGCCAGGCCTGGGCCCTGTGGCAGGCGCGGGTCTGGCATTCCCCTTGCTGGGTATCGCCGGCGCCGCCCGAGGCACCGCTGCGCGGGGCGTGGCTGCCGCCTGCCAAGGCCAGGACCCGCCTGGGGCGAGAGCACGACCTGATCGTCTTCGATGGCGTATCCGCGACGGACGGTCTCGATGCGGATGCCTTCGGCGCCCTGAGCGGGACCCTGTGCGCCGGCGGTCTGCTGGTGCTGTTGACTCCGCCCTCCGTCGGGGCCGGCGCCGGCCGCTACATGGCCCGCCTGCTGGAACGGCTATCGCAGGCGACCGGTATCGCGCGGTGGACGCCCGGCAGCCCTCCGCAACTGCCCGAACTGCCCGCCGAGCCGCCGCGGCGCGAGGCCCCCGATGGCGACCCCGACTGCCTGACCCCTGATCAGGCCGAGGCGGTGAGGCGCCTGGTCGGCCTGCGGCGGCGGCGCCCGCTGGTGCTCACCGCCGACCGCGGGCGCGGCAAGAGCGCGGCGCTCGGCATTGCCTGTGCGCGGCTGCTGGAGGCGAGCCAGCAGCAGATTGGCGTGACGGCGCCGCGCCCCGAAGCGGTAGCGGCCCTCTTCGCGCGCCTGGAGGCGCTGCGCCCACTGGGCCGGCGTGAAGGCAACCGCTTCGTCGACGCGCAGGGCGGGGGCGTGGAGTTCCTCGCGCCCGACGAGCTGAGCGCCCGGGTCGAACGCGGCGAGGCCGGCGGGGCGGGCACCTGGCTGCTAGTCGACGAAGCCGCCGCCATTCCCGCCGCCCTGCTCGGCCACTGGCTCGAGGCCTTCCCGCGTATCGCCTTCGCCACCACCGTGCACGGTTACGAAGGCTCCGGGCGCGGTTTCGCCCTGCGCTTTCGCCAGCGGCTCGAGCGGCAGGCTCCTGACTGGCGCGAATTCCACCTCGTCACGCCGGTGCGCTGGGCCGAGGGCGACCCGCTCGAGCGACTGGTCGACGAGCTGCTGCTGCTCGATGCCGAGCCGCCACCGCCCATGGTCGCGTCGGCGCTCGAGACCGTGTCGTGGGAGCGCCCGGCCCTTGTCGCCGACGAAGGCGCCTTGCGCGAGATCTTCGGTCTGCTGGTACAGGCGCACTACCGCACCACGCCGGCCGACCTGCAGCGCCTGCTCGACGCGCCGGGGCTCGGCATCACCACGCTGGCGGCAGGGGGGCATGTTCAGGCCGTGGCGGTGTGCGCCGACGAAGGCGGCTTTACGCCCGAGCTGGCCGAGCGGGTGGCGCGCGGCGAGCGGCGTCTGCCCGGCCATCTGCTGGCCCAGTCGCTGGCCGCCCATGCCGGCTCCCGGGAGGCGCTGACGGCTCGCCTGCGCCGTGTGCAGCGCATTGCGGTGCACCCCCAGCGGCGGCGCGAGGGGCTGGGCCGGCGCCTGCTGGAGCAGGAACGAGAGGCCGCGCGCAGGGCCGGCGTCGACCTGCTGGGAGCCAGCTTCGGCGCCGAGCCGGGACTGCTGGCGTTCTGGCAGGCGCTGGGCTTTCGTACGGTGCGGCTGGGGCTGTCGCGGGAGACGTCGACGGGCGAGCACGCCGTGATGGTCGTCGCCCCGCTCGGTCCCGCAGGAGAGGCGCTGGCCGAGACGCTGTCGGCACGCTTCCAGCGCCTGCTGCCTGCCCTGCTGGCCTTCGAGCTTGCCGACCTGGACCCTCAGGTGGCGCTGGCGCTGCTGGCCGAAGGGCCGCGGCCGGCACCCGACGCAGTCGAACGCTGCGATATCGCCGACGTGGCCCATGGCCGCCGTGAGCCGGCACTGGCGCGCCCGGCCCTGCAGGGGCTGGTGCGACGGGCGGCAACGGCGGGCTGTCGCGAGCCCGACCTGGCCTGGCTTGCCGCCTGGGCCTTCCAGGGGCGCGATATCGCCTGGCTGGCGGCGCGCTGCGGCGCCGGAGGGCGGCGCCAGGCCATGGAGCGGCTGCGCGGGGTCGTGGCCCGCCTGCAGGAGGGAGATTCGGCATGCCCCGGGCGGGCTTTCCCCGGCGCCAGCGGCCCGGTAAGGTAG
- a CDS encoding TRAP transporter small permease subunit translates to MSTPHASDSPHALPPELPTNRVSHALDTAIAVLGKGLSWLWLATLAVVLANVFSRFILGRGSIALEELSWHFFGATMILTLAYAVVTDDHVRVDVLRERFSLRFQAWVELLGIVVLVLPVLAFMVDGLAEYAYRSFERGEHSQAPSGLPYRFIIKSTLPLGMALIALALSSRALRCCTYLFDFPRKLPLRRPADHR, encoded by the coding sequence ATGTCTACACCCCACGCTTCCGACTCCCCCCACGCCCTCCCTCCGGAGCTGCCCACGAACCGCGTCAGCCACGCGCTCGATACGGCCATCGCGGTGCTCGGCAAGGGGCTCTCCTGGCTCTGGCTGGCCACGCTCGCCGTGGTGCTGGCCAACGTCTTCAGCCGCTTCATCCTGGGGCGCGGCTCGATCGCCCTGGAGGAGCTCTCCTGGCACTTCTTCGGCGCCACCATGATCCTCACCCTGGCCTACGCCGTGGTCACCGACGATCACGTTCGTGTCGACGTCCTGCGCGAGCGCTTCTCGCTGCGCTTCCAGGCCTGGGTCGAGCTGCTGGGCATCGTCGTGCTGGTGCTGCCGGTACTCGCGTTCATGGTCGACGGCCTGGCCGAGTACGCCTACCGCTCCTTCGAGCGCGGCGAGCACTCCCAGGCACCCAGCGGGCTGCCCTACCGCTTCATCATCAAGAGCACGCTGCCGCTGGGCATGGCGCTGATCGCCCTCGCCCTGTCGTCACGGGCGCTGCGCTGCTGCACCTATCTCTTCGATTTTCCCCGGAAGCTGCCGCTGCGCCGCCCGGCGGACCATCGCTAA
- a CDS encoding aminoacyl-histidine dipeptidase, translating into MNEHLEQLAPQPLWRHFRTLCNTPRPSGHEAELVATLERWAERQGLAHDRDDFGNLRIRKPASPGREGAPGVILQGHLDMVAQANADHPHDFTRDPIETYVEGGWLRARHTTLGADNGLGVAAALAILEDDGLVHGPLEALFTLEEETSMGGALQLAEHWLEGDVLLNLDSEDRGEVFIGCAGGADIVVEAQLPTAEPGPDEVAVQLALTGLKGGHSGIDIHRGRGNANRLLVRVLRALEAYDVRLAGYRGGTLRNAIPREAFATLVLPADEAEAAARRVAALEQELRAELAGVEEEMMLTITPLEARPLQALHAHASRMLLAALNVAPHGVERMSSAVPGVVETSNNLGVVSLDEGRFYLCALVRSLRDSALDDLADRFRGLFDLIGARTRVENAYPGWTPSPDSALLARFQRLHRQLLDSEPAVKVIHAGLECGILAGKYPGLEMISFGPSIRGAHSPDERVELSSVEEFWVLLRALVEDLADDAAARGG; encoded by the coding sequence ATGAACGAACATCTCGAACAACTCGCGCCGCAGCCGCTGTGGCGCCACTTCCGCACCCTGTGCAACACGCCGCGGCCCTCGGGACACGAGGCCGAGCTGGTGGCCACTCTCGAGCGCTGGGCCGAGCGGCAGGGGCTGGCGCATGACCGTGACGACTTCGGCAACCTGCGCATTCGCAAGCCGGCCTCGCCCGGCAGGGAGGGCGCCCCCGGTGTCATCCTGCAGGGGCATCTCGACATGGTGGCCCAGGCCAACGCCGATCACCCCCACGACTTTACCCGCGACCCGATCGAGACCTATGTGGAAGGCGGCTGGCTGCGAGCCCGGCATACCACGCTGGGGGCCGACAACGGCCTCGGCGTGGCTGCGGCGCTGGCGATCCTGGAGGATGACGGGCTGGTGCACGGCCCGCTGGAGGCGCTGTTCACCCTCGAGGAGGAGACCTCCATGGGTGGCGCCCTGCAGCTAGCGGAACACTGGCTCGAGGGGGATGTGCTGCTCAACCTGGATTCGGAGGATCGCGGCGAGGTCTTCATCGGCTGTGCCGGCGGTGCCGACATCGTGGTGGAGGCCCAGCTTCCCACCGCCGAGCCAGGGCCCGACGAGGTCGCCGTGCAGCTGGCCCTGACCGGCCTGAAAGGCGGCCATTCCGGTATCGACATCCACCGCGGCCGCGGCAACGCCAACCGCCTGCTGGTCCGGGTGCTGAGAGCGCTGGAAGCCTACGATGTCCGCCTGGCCGGCTATCGCGGCGGGACCCTGCGCAACGCCATTCCGCGCGAGGCCTTTGCCACCCTGGTGCTGCCCGCCGACGAGGCCGAGGCCGCCGCGCGCCGCGTGGCGGCGCTGGAGCAGGAGCTGCGCGCCGAGCTGGCCGGGGTCGAAGAGGAGATGATGCTGACCATCACGCCGCTCGAGGCCCGCCCCCTCCAGGCGCTGCATGCCCATGCCAGCCGCATGCTGCTGGCGGCGCTCAACGTGGCGCCCCACGGCGTGGAGCGCATGAGCAGTGCGGTGCCCGGCGTGGTCGAGACCTCGAACAACCTGGGGGTGGTGAGCCTCGACGAGGGGCGCTTTTACCTCTGCGCCCTGGTGCGTTCGCTGCGCGACAGCGCGCTGGACGACCTGGCCGACCGCTTCCGCGGGCTATTCGACCTGATCGGTGCGCGCACTCGGGTCGAGAACGCCTACCCCGGCTGGACGCCGTCGCCTGACAGTGCTCTGCTGGCACGCTTCCAGCGCCTGCACCGGCAACTCCTGGACAGCGAGCCGGCGGTCAAGGTGATCCACGCGGGGCTGGAGTGCGGCATCCTCGCCGGCAAGTATCCCGGTCTCGAGATGATCTCGTTCGGCCCTTCGATCCGCGGCGCCCACTCGCCCGACGAGCGGGTCGAGCTGAGTTCGGTGGAAGAGTTCTGGGTACTGCTGCGGGCGCTGGTCGAAGACCTGGCCGACGACGCAGCGGCGCGGGGCGGCTGA
- a CDS encoding TRAP transporter large permease, translating into MGLEEILVSGMFAAFMGLLLLGFPVAWALAGIGFLFAVIGHLLVETFHADLWFSWGGTIGVLDRRLYGIVANELMVALPLFIFMGIMLDRSGIAERLMNSLVRVLGGLRGGYAVTVVIVGVLLAASTGIVGASVVLLGMLSIGPMLQAKYDKSLAVGTACSVGTLGILVPPSIMLVLMADRLGTSEASVGRLFMGALIPGVMLGVMYIGYIVIAAYLKKDLAPAPQDRTPLTARALFDVLLAVLPPMALIVAVLGSIFLGIATTTEASAVGALGAMLLALFSRRLSLEVVTKALYQTTRTTAFIFGIFVGATIFAVVLRGLGGDDVIRAAISGLPFGPAGVVLSVMLVVFLLGFFLDWVEITLIILPLVAPVVFSLGVDPVWFAILFAICLQTSFLTPPVGFALFYIKGVCPPGITTLDIYKGVAPFVALQLLGLFLVFFFEPLATWLPAHVYSGR; encoded by the coding sequence ATGGGTCTTGAAGAAATTCTCGTCAGCGGCATGTTCGCCGCTTTCATGGGGCTTTTGCTGCTGGGCTTCCCCGTGGCCTGGGCACTGGCCGGCATCGGCTTCCTGTTTGCCGTCATCGGCCACCTGCTGGTCGAAACCTTCCACGCCGACCTCTGGTTCAGTTGGGGCGGCACCATCGGCGTCCTCGACAGACGACTCTACGGCATCGTCGCCAACGAGCTGATGGTGGCGCTGCCGCTGTTCATCTTCATGGGCATCATGCTCGACCGTTCGGGTATCGCCGAGCGGCTGATGAATTCGCTGGTGCGGGTGCTCGGCGGACTCCGCGGTGGCTATGCCGTCACCGTGGTCATCGTCGGGGTGTTGCTGGCCGCCTCCACCGGGATCGTCGGCGCCTCGGTGGTGCTGCTCGGCATGCTGTCGATCGGGCCCATGCTGCAGGCCAAGTACGACAAGTCGCTGGCGGTGGGTACCGCCTGCTCGGTCGGCACGCTGGGCATCCTGGTGCCGCCGAGCATCATGCTGGTACTGATGGCCGATCGCCTCGGCACCTCCGAAGCCTCGGTCGGCCGGCTGTTCATGGGCGCCCTGATCCCGGGCGTCATGCTTGGTGTGATGTACATCGGCTATATCGTGATCGCGGCGTACCTCAAGAAGGATCTGGCACCGGCGCCGCAGGACCGCACCCCGCTCACGGCGAGAGCCCTGTTCGACGTGCTGCTGGCGGTGCTGCCCCCCATGGCGCTGATCGTGGCGGTGCTCGGCTCCATTTTCCTGGGGATCGCCACCACCACCGAAGCGTCGGCGGTGGGCGCGCTGGGGGCCATGCTGCTCGCGCTGTTCAGCCGCCGGCTGAGCCTCGAGGTGGTGACCAAGGCGCTGTACCAGACCACCCGTACCACGGCGTTCATTTTCGGTATCTTCGTCGGCGCCACCATCTTCGCGGTGGTACTGCGGGGGCTCGGCGGCGACGACGTCATCCGCGCCGCGATCTCCGGCCTGCCCTTCGGCCCCGCCGGCGTGGTGCTGTCGGTCATGCTGGTGGTGTTCCTGCTCGGCTTCTTCCTCGACTGGGTGGAGATCACGCTGATCATCCTGCCGCTGGTGGCCCCGGTGGTCTTCAGCCTCGGGGTCGACCCGGTATGGTTCGCCATTCTCTTCGCCATCTGCCTGCAGACCTCGTTCCTGACGCCGCCGGTGGGATTCGCCCTCTTCTATATCAAGGGTGTCTGTCCACCCGGCATCACCACGCTCGACATCTACAAGGGCGTGGCCCCCTTCGTGGCGCTGCAGCTGCTCGGGCTGTTCCTGGTGTTCTTCTTCGAACCGCTGGCCACCTGGCTGCCGGCCCATGTCTACAGCGGGCGCTGA
- the dctP gene encoding TRAP transporter substrate-binding protein DctP has protein sequence MKNLKTTFGLTGLAAGIALAAFASTAQAQERWTMTTTWPDNLDLIEIDRHWAELVNQLAGDELQIEFRAGGTLMPGTEVFDATETGSIEASGDWPGYWAGRSSAFSPLAATPSLFNGVDYLNWIQQWGGFELYQEVYGQYNMVYLPYGITNNESGFMGRTPIESLADLDGKRLRLSGRDQGRVLERLGGSQVTLSGGEIYQAVERGVVDGAEFSTPGVDYNAGFAEVVEYWATPGWHQSASVFGVMINKDAWDALSEETQEKLKIAADATLAWSLAWSERQSTEGTVKFQEAGVEISTYGEEDMARIQEVTNEVIVEGACEDPLHAKVYHSMISYLQHYANWRDVSVPYNMSRSFDNLPSLEEIEACL, from the coding sequence ATGAAGAATCTGAAGACGACATTCGGCCTCACCGGCCTGGCGGCGGGCATCGCCCTGGCGGCCTTCGCCTCCACCGCCCAGGCCCAGGAACGCTGGACCATGACCACGACCTGGCCGGACAACCTGGACCTGATCGAGATCGACCGCCACTGGGCAGAGCTGGTCAACCAGCTCGCCGGCGACGAGCTGCAGATCGAGTTTCGCGCCGGCGGTACGCTGATGCCCGGCACCGAGGTGTTCGACGCCACCGAGACCGGCAGCATCGAGGCCTCGGGTGACTGGCCCGGCTACTGGGCGGGGCGCAGCTCGGCGTTCTCCCCCCTGGCCGCCACGCCCAGCCTATTCAACGGCGTCGACTACCTGAACTGGATTCAGCAGTGGGGTGGCTTCGAGCTCTACCAGGAGGTCTACGGCCAGTACAACATGGTCTACCTGCCCTACGGCATCACCAACAACGAATCCGGCTTCATGGGCCGCACCCCGATCGAGAGCCTGGCCGACCTGGACGGCAAGCGCCTGCGCCTCTCGGGCCGTGACCAGGGTCGGGTCCTTGAGCGCCTGGGCGGCTCCCAGGTCACTCTCTCGGGCGGCGAGATCTACCAGGCGGTGGAACGCGGCGTCGTCGACGGTGCCGAGTTCTCCACCCCGGGGGTGGACTACAATGCCGGCTTTGCCGAGGTCGTCGAATACTGGGCGACGCCCGGCTGGCACCAGTCCGCCAGCGTGTTCGGCGTGATGATCAACAAGGACGCCTGGGACGCGCTCTCCGAGGAGACCCAAGAGAAGCTGAAGATCGCCGCCGACGCCACCCTGGCCTGGTCGCTGGCCTGGTCCGAGCGCCAGTCGACCGAAGGCACCGTCAAGTTCCAGGAGGCCGGCGTGGAGATCTCCACTTATGGCGAAGAGGACATGGCGCGCATCCAGGAAGTGACCAACGAGGTGATCGTGGAGGGCGCCTGCGAGGACCCGCTGCACGCCAAGGTCTACCACTCCATGATCAGCTACCTGCAGCACTACGCCAACTGGCGCGACGTCTCCGTGCCTTACAACATGAGCCGCAGCTTCGATAACCTGCCGTCTCTGGAAGAGATCGAAGCCTGCCTGTAA
- a CDS encoding TRAP transporter substrate-binding protein, whose product MQASTGPRLAARLKLTATTAAVVLAGAALPGTATAQESVRWQVPIAFPSHLVGLSTPVVHLSETLGAISGGNIQLRYYEPGELIPPFEILDAVSEGRYPAGFTWIGYDQGSIPVLPLLSGPPFGMEPPAFMAWHYFGDGDALLQEVYEPYGVKALLCGVIGPEAAGWFAEPLDSLDQIDGLRIRFAGIGGRVMEELGASVTMLPGGELYQAMERGTIDATEFSAPAVDRILGMQEIVQHYVMPGWHQTYTTSHLLVNREMWDDLSDLSRAQIETGCRSATLFGFSESEWENPQALAGFEAEGVNAQTLSPEILAELETVTMQVLDQMAGEDELFARVLESQREWMQVHGNWHDKGYLPRAYYAPKSN is encoded by the coding sequence ATGCAAGCCTCAACTGGCCCTCGTCTGGCCGCACGCCTCAAACTGACCGCCACGACAGCCGCCGTGGTCCTGGCTGGTGCTGCCCTGCCCGGTACCGCCACCGCCCAGGAAAGCGTGCGCTGGCAGGTGCCCATCGCCTTCCCCTCGCACCTGGTCGGCCTGAGCACACCGGTGGTGCACCTCTCCGAGACGCTGGGAGCGATCTCCGGAGGCAACATCCAACTGCGCTACTACGAGCCGGGCGAGCTGATACCGCCATTCGAGATCCTCGACGCCGTCTCGGAGGGGCGTTACCCGGCGGGCTTCACCTGGATCGGCTACGACCAAGGCAGCATCCCGGTGCTGCCGCTGCTGTCGGGCCCGCCCTTCGGCATGGAGCCGCCCGCCTTCATGGCATGGCACTACTTCGGCGACGGCGATGCCCTGCTGCAGGAAGTGTACGAACCCTACGGCGTGAAGGCGCTGCTGTGCGGCGTCATCGGGCCGGAAGCCGCCGGCTGGTTCGCCGAGCCGCTGGACTCCCTCGATCAGATCGATGGCCTGCGCATTCGCTTCGCCGGCATCGGCGGTCGGGTGATGGAAGAGCTGGGCGCCTCGGTCACCATGCTGCCCGGTGGCGAACTCTATCAGGCCATGGAGCGCGGCACGATCGATGCCACCGAGTTCTCGGCCCCGGCAGTGGACCGCATCCTGGGCATGCAGGAGATCGTGCAGCACTACGTCATGCCGGGCTGGCACCAGACCTATACCACCTCGCACCTGCTGGTGAACCGGGAGATGTGGGACGACCTCTCCGACCTGAGCCGCGCCCAGATCGAGACCGGCTGCCGCTCCGCCACGCTGTTCGGCTTCTCCGAGAGCGAATGGGAGAACCCCCAGGCGCTGGCCGGCTTCGAGGCCGAGGGCGTGAACGCCCAGACCCTGTCGCCCGAGATCCTGGCCGAACTGGAAACCGTCACCATGCAGGTGCTGGACCAGATGGCGGGCGAGGACGAACTCTTCGCCCGTGTGCTGGAGAGCCAGCGCGAGTGGATGCAGGTCCACGGCAACTGGCACGACAAGGGTTATCTGCCGCGCGCCTACTACGCGCCGAAATCCAACTGA
- a CDS encoding Dps family protein, whose amino-acid sequence MSDTNAIGLHQDSAHQLAEKLNVLLANYQVFYMNVRGYHWNVKGPQFFELHAKFEEFYTDLLTKVDEVAERILTLGHKPVHAYSDYVSMARIREDKDVHDGEACVRGVLEGYQTLIELQRDLLSTAADADDEGTAAQAGDYIREQEKTVWMLNAYLG is encoded by the coding sequence ATGAGCGACACCAATGCCATCGGCCTGCATCAGGACAGCGCCCACCAGCTCGCCGAAAAGCTCAACGTCCTGCTGGCCAACTACCAGGTCTTCTACATGAACGTGCGCGGCTATCACTGGAACGTGAAGGGACCCCAGTTCTTCGAACTGCACGCCAAGTTCGAGGAGTTCTACACCGATTTGCTGACCAAGGTCGACGAAGTGGCCGAGCGCATCCTGACCCTGGGGCACAAGCCGGTACACGCCTACAGCGACTACGTCTCGATGGCGCGGATCCGCGAGGACAAGGACGTGCACGACGGCGAGGCCTGCGTACGTGGCGTGCTCGAGGGCTACCAGACCCTGATCGAACTGCAGCGCGACCTGCTGTCGACGGCCGCGGACGCCGACGATGAAGGCACCGCCGCACAGGCCGGCGACTACATCCGCGAGCAGGAGAAGACCGTGTGGATGCTCAACGCCTACCTGGGCTGA